In Vicingus serpentipes, the following are encoded in one genomic region:
- a CDS encoding 5-formyltetrahydrofolate cyclo-ligase has translation MDILDLKKNLRKEMLIKRAEIETSFKQSYDLWICNQLAVLIEEKNYRIIHAYLPMGKEIDITPLLKTLLNKNKIVVTPKTLPNRKLENRILNSLEKIEKGIFGTTHPSTPEEYDGKFDLIIVPGLAFDNQNHRLGYGGGYYDNFLTNHPEAYKIGIFYPEQKVDNVPTEIHDICLNEILVSNNPL, from the coding sequence ATGGATATTCTTGATTTAAAAAAAAATCTACGAAAAGAAATGCTAATTAAAAGAGCTGAAATTGAGACTTCTTTTAAGCAATCATACGATTTATGGATTTGTAATCAATTAGCTGTATTGATTGAAGAAAAAAACTATAGGATTATACATGCTTATTTACCAATGGGTAAAGAAATTGACATCACCCCTTTATTAAAAACTTTATTAAATAAAAACAAAATTGTTGTCACACCAAAAACACTTCCAAATAGAAAATTAGAAAATAGAATTCTTAATTCTCTTGAAAAAATAGAAAAAGGAATTTTTGGCACTACTCATCCTTCAACCCCTGAAGAGTATGATGGTAAATTTGACTTGATAATTGTTCCTGGACTGGCATTTGACAATCAAAATCACCGATTAGGATATGGAGGTGGATATTACGACAACTTCCTGACTAATCATCCTGAAGCCTACAAAATAGGTATATTCTATCCAGAACAGAAAGTAGATAATGTTCCAACTGAGATACATGACATTTGTTTAAATGAAATTTTGGTTAGCAACAA